A genome region from Arachis duranensis cultivar V14167 chromosome 6, aradu.V14167.gnm2.J7QH, whole genome shotgun sequence includes the following:
- the LOC107491762 gene encoding RING-H2 finger protein ATL3 has product MKVDESSWRHGWQEKGLEWWLHFQLLKASSNIMQVAMGDSSVPSDKLGESPAVELTGKIMVVAVIVLFMVVVFVLFLHLYAKWFWWSIGESNIPQPRRRRRRFVFAPGQDPASSGGVRRGLEPSVLRSLPVLVFQPQDFKEGMECAVCLSEVEEGEKARLLPKCNHGFHVDCIDMWFQSHSTCPLCRNPVTSATESSSDAAFPTNVFVWGNQAQVSSSLEETTTSSSSSSSASSSDRVHHHGGGSLVIDIPSEITSSSASRFAEEDEMKSPITGRLKSLKRLLSRDRRMNPSSPRSIDLEHATGSGQSSS; this is encoded by the exons ATGAAAGTAGATGAAAGTTCCTGGAGGCATGGATGGCAGGAAAAGGGACTTGAGTGGTGGCTTCACTTTCAACTTTTAAAGGCGTCTTCTAATATTATG CAAGTCGCGATGGGTGACTCGTCGGTGCCAAGTGACAAGTTGGGTGAGTCTCCGGCGGTTGAGTTAACGGGCAAGATCATGGTGGTGGCCGTAATAGTGTTGTTCATGGTGGTTGTGTTCGTGCTGTTCCTCCATCTCTACGCCAAATGGTTCTGGTGGAGCATTGGAGAGAGCAACATTCCCCAACCCAGAAGGCGGCGGCGGCGCTTTGTGTTTGCTCCTGGTCAAGACCCGGCCAGCTCCGGCGGTGTCCGAAGAGGCCTTGAGCCTTCTGTGCTGAGATCCCTGCCGGTGTTGGTTTTCCAGCCGCAAGATTTCAAGGAAGGAATGGAATGTGCGGTTTGCCTTTCGGAGGTTGAAGAGGGAGAAAAGGCGAGGCTGTTACCAAAGTGCAATCATGGCTTCCACGTGGATTGCATTGATATGTGGTTCCAATCCCATTCTACTTGCCCCCTCTGCAGAAACCCTGTGACCTCTGCCACCGAATCTTCTTCTGATGCAGCTTTCCCCACAAATGTCTTCGTTTGGGGGAACCAGGCCCAAGTGAGTTCTTCTTTGGAAGAAACTACTACTTCTTCGTCCTCGTCATCTTCAGCTAGCAGCAGTGACAGAGTTCATCATCATGGCGGTGGATCGTTGGTGATTGATATACCAAGCGAGATCACTTCATCTTCTGCAAGCAGGTTTGCAGAAGAAGATGAGATGAAATCTCCCATTACAGGGAGACTGAAATCATTGAAGAGGCTGTTAAGCAGGGACAGGAGGATGAATCCTTCTAGTCCACGTTCTATAGACCTTGAACATGCAACGGGATCAGGGCAGAGCTCTAGCTAG